One segment of Bradyrhizobium sp. CB2312 DNA contains the following:
- a CDS encoding xanthine dehydrogenase family protein molybdopterin-binding subunit, producing MRENAGVRNEREFPSGKSGQGVGARLPRKEDDRLMRGRGQYVADIRLAGLQDVAFVRSPMAHARICGIHVPERYRGSVFTAADLVGIKPIRAVSGLPGFKISEQPVLATGKVRQVGELVAICLAPTRAEAEDIAASVTLDLEELPAVYDMLKAREPGSALVHEHWGDNVFLETNYEVDISAALDAPIKVTREISTARQCMSPLEGRGVVATFDRRLDQLTLHSAAQMPHITRSGLAECLGMEEGQIRVISPDVGGGFGHKGILLPEEVCLSWLTMRNGHPVRWLEDRREHLVASSNCREHHYKITVYADRDGTLRGIDCEATVDSGAYSSYPFSACLEAAQVASILPGPYKMPAYRCRTFSVATNKCPILPYRGVARTGVCFALELMLDLVAAEAGLEPGEVRLRNLVLPEQMPFDNITRKHFDSGDYPEAMRRALAAIDIESIRAKQSLGEVDGRRIGVGVSIYCEQAAHGTSVYSGWGIPMVPGHEQASARLTPDGGLELRVGVHSHGQGMETTLAQVAHEILGVDVAKIRIILGDTAMTPYSTGTWGSRSMVMAGGAVATACRELGERARRIGAKLLQHDPAAVVLQNGEVRVNGNVSLRAIAHTWYRRPQDLPADVDPGGLEVTQGYKPVRDSGTFSYAAHAAVVAVDPDLGQVEILDYVIVEDGGVLVNPLVVDGQIYGGLAQGIGTALYEEMPFDASGQPLATTLADYLLPGPTEVPAARLDHMETPSPYTQFGVKGIGEGGAIAPPAAIANAVNDALRPLGVELMQSPITPHRVVEAVLAARATERSAA from the coding sequence GTGAGGGAGAACGCCGGCGTGCGCAACGAACGAGAGTTTCCTTCTGGCAAGTCCGGGCAGGGCGTTGGCGCACGCCTGCCGCGGAAGGAGGATGACCGCCTGATGCGCGGCCGCGGCCAATACGTCGCCGACATCAGGCTCGCGGGCCTTCAGGATGTCGCCTTCGTGCGCAGCCCGATGGCGCATGCGCGCATCTGCGGCATCCACGTGCCCGAGCGTTATCGCGGCAGCGTGTTCACGGCGGCCGATCTCGTCGGGATCAAGCCGATCCGCGCGGTGTCAGGGCTGCCTGGCTTCAAGATATCCGAACAACCGGTGCTGGCGACCGGCAAGGTGCGCCAGGTCGGCGAGCTCGTTGCGATCTGCCTTGCGCCGACGCGCGCCGAGGCCGAGGACATCGCGGCCTCCGTGACGCTCGATCTGGAGGAGCTGCCCGCGGTCTACGACATGCTGAAGGCGCGCGAGCCCGGCTCGGCGCTGGTACACGAGCATTGGGGCGACAACGTCTTCCTCGAGACCAATTACGAGGTCGACATCTCCGCCGCGCTGGATGCGCCGATCAAGGTGACGCGCGAGATCTCGACGGCTCGGCAATGCATGTCGCCGCTGGAGGGCCGCGGCGTGGTTGCGACCTTCGACCGTCGGCTCGATCAGCTCACGCTGCATTCCGCGGCGCAGATGCCACACATCACCCGCAGCGGCCTTGCCGAATGCCTCGGCATGGAGGAGGGCCAGATCCGCGTCATCTCGCCCGATGTCGGTGGCGGCTTTGGCCACAAGGGTATTCTGCTGCCGGAAGAGGTCTGCCTGTCCTGGCTGACCATGCGTAATGGGCATCCCGTGCGCTGGCTCGAAGATCGCCGCGAGCATCTCGTCGCCAGCTCCAATTGCCGCGAGCATCATTACAAGATCACGGTCTATGCGGACCGTGACGGCACGCTGCGCGGCATCGATTGCGAGGCGACCGTGGATTCCGGGGCCTACTCGTCCTATCCGTTCTCGGCCTGTCTCGAGGCCGCGCAGGTCGCGAGTATTTTGCCCGGCCCTTACAAGATGCCGGCCTATCGCTGCCGCACCTTCTCGGTTGCGACCAACAAATGCCCGATCCTGCCGTATCGCGGCGTCGCGCGCACCGGCGTCTGCTTCGCGCTGGAGCTGATGCTTGATCTCGTGGCGGCCGAAGCCGGGCTTGAGCCCGGCGAGGTGCGGCTGCGCAACCTGGTGCTGCCGGAGCAGATGCCGTTCGATAACATCACCAGGAAGCACTTTGACAGCGGCGATTACCCGGAAGCGATGCGGCGCGCGCTCGCCGCCATCGACATCGAGTCCATTCGTGCCAAACAGAGCCTGGGCGAGGTTGACGGTCGCCGCATCGGCGTCGGCGTCTCGATCTATTGCGAGCAGGCGGCGCACGGCACCTCGGTCTATTCCGGCTGGGGCATCCCTATGGTGCCGGGTCATGAGCAGGCCTCGGCACGCTTGACGCCGGACGGCGGCCTTGAATTGCGCGTCGGTGTGCATTCGCACGGGCAAGGCATGGAAACGACGCTTGCCCAGGTCGCGCACGAGATCCTCGGCGTCGACGTTGCGAAGATCCGCATCATCCTCGGCGACACCGCGATGACGCCCTATTCGACGGGAACCTGGGGCTCACGCTCGATGGTGATGGCCGGCGGCGCGGTGGCGACGGCTTGCCGCGAGCTCGGCGAACGCGCAAGGCGCATCGGCGCCAAGCTGTTGCAGCACGATCCGGCCGCCGTGGTGTTGCAGAATGGCGAAGTGCGCGTCAATGGCAATGTCAGCCTGAGGGCGATCGCCCACACCTGGTATCGTCGCCCCCAGGATCTCCCGGCCGATGTCGATCCCGGCGGGCTTGAGGTGACGCAAGGCTACAAGCCCGTCCGCGACAGCGGGACCTTCAGCTATGCCGCGCACGCGGCCGTGGTCGCGGTCGATCCTGATCTCGGCCAGGTGGAAATCCTCGACTATGTGATCGTCGAGGACGGCGGCGTGCTGGTCAATCCGCTGGTGGTCGACGGCCAGATCTATGGCGGTCTGGCGCAAGGTATCGGCACCGCGCTCTACGAGGAGATGCCGTTCGATGCCTCCGGCCAGCCGCTGGCGACGACGCTCGCCGACTATCTGCTGCCAGGCCCGACCGAGGTTCCGGCGGCGCGGCTCGATCACATGGAAACGCCGTCGCCCTATACGCAGTTCGGCGTGAAGGGCATCGGGGAGGGCGGTGCGATTGCGCCGCCGGCCGCCATCGCCAACGCCGTCAACGACGCGCTGCGTCCGCTCGGCGTCGAGCTGATGCAATCGCCGATCACGCCGCATCGCGTCGTCGAAGCCGTTCTGGCTGCACGCGCGACTGAGAGGAGCGCGGCATGA
- a CDS encoding amidohydrolase/deacetylase family metallohydrolase — protein MSVTASFDLLLRGGRVICPASGVDGIKDIAIRNGRIAAVAPDILPTSAKEVVDVSGKLVLPGLIDTHAHVYQYVSGRFGMNPDMVGVQSGVTTLVDQGGPSCMTLPGFRHFIAEPAASRVYAFLSAYLVGGLEGHFYPQLYSPDGVDIDATVKAATANLDIVRGIKAHAEIGGFARWGIRVIEMAAEIGKRADLPVYVHFGQLWGLPESGANGEDADTILTRVIPLLREGDVLAHPFTRHPGGFVNREGEVHPVIQAALDRGLKVDVGHGSHFSYRLAKKAIAAGIIPTTLGADIHGYNTHVPAPAGTPDQHEDEENHPFAGQAKFSLVQAMSSMMALGLSLEQVVPMVTSNPAKMLGRSEEIGALKVGMGADVSVLTEKNGRFVLKDNEKNEVIAERLLQPAFCLRAGTRFDAVAPILPQAVAA, from the coding sequence ATGTCCGTTACTGCCAGCTTCGACCTTCTGCTGCGAGGCGGTCGCGTGATCTGTCCGGCCTCCGGCGTTGATGGCATCAAGGACATCGCCATTCGCAACGGCAGGATTGCAGCCGTCGCGCCCGACATTCTGCCGACCAGCGCCAAGGAGGTCGTCGACGTCAGCGGCAAGCTGGTGCTGCCCGGGCTGATCGACACCCACGCACATGTCTATCAATATGTCTCCGGCCGCTTCGGCATGAATCCGGACATGGTCGGCGTGCAGTCGGGCGTGACGACGCTGGTCGACCAGGGCGGCCCGTCCTGCATGACGCTGCCCGGCTTTCGTCACTTCATCGCGGAGCCTGCGGCCTCACGAGTTTATGCCTTTCTGTCCGCCTACCTCGTCGGCGGCCTCGAAGGACACTTCTATCCGCAGCTCTACAGTCCCGATGGCGTCGACATCGACGCCACGGTCAAGGCGGCGACGGCCAATCTCGACATTGTACGCGGCATCAAGGCGCATGCCGAGATCGGTGGTTTCGCGCGCTGGGGCATTCGCGTCATCGAGATGGCGGCTGAGATCGGCAAGCGCGCCGATCTTCCGGTCTACGTGCATTTCGGCCAGCTCTGGGGCCTGCCCGAGAGCGGCGCCAATGGCGAGGATGCCGACACCATTCTTACGCGCGTGATCCCGCTCTTGCGTGAAGGCGATGTTCTCGCTCATCCGTTCACGCGTCATCCCGGCGGCTTCGTCAACCGCGAGGGTGAGGTGCATCCGGTGATCCAGGCCGCGCTCGACCGCGGCCTGAAGGTCGATGTCGGTCACGGTAGCCACTTCTCTTACCGGCTCGCCAAGAAGGCGATTGCCGCCGGCATCATTCCGACCACGCTCGGCGCCGATATTCACGGCTACAACACGCATGTGCCCGCGCCGGCCGGAACGCCCGACCAGCACGAGGACGAGGAGAACCATCCGTTCGCAGGACAGGCCAAGTTCAGCCTGGTGCAGGCGATGAGCTCGATGATGGCGCTCGGTCTGTCGCTGGAGCAGGTGGTGCCGATGGTCACCTCCAATCCCGCAAAGATGCTCGGCCGCAGCGAAGAGATCGGCGCGCTCAAGGTCGGCATGGGTGCCGACGTCTCCGTGCTCACGGAGAAGAACGGCCGGTTCGTGCTGAAGGACAACGAGAAGAACGAGGTCATCGCCGAGCGCCTGCTGCAGCCGGCCTTCTGCCTCCGCGCCGGCACGCGCTTCGACGCGGTCGCACCGATCCTGCCGCAAGCCGTCGCGGCATAA
- a CDS encoding MarR family transcriptional regulator has product MRQAKTRRSGGKHRPWPLSQRPGYLIRRLHQIHVALFQEACGAFEVTPLQYSLLSALAVRETADQTTLAADIALDRTTTTGALKRLAARNLVERAVNKDDRRARLCRLTSAGAALLVKIEGAARRAHRATLGDLSEREQAQFIEMMQRIVAGHPSRDSATALFD; this is encoded by the coding sequence TTGCGGCAGGCGAAGACACGTCGCAGCGGGGGCAAACATCGCCCCTGGCCATTATCGCAACGTCCCGGATATCTGATCCGCCGGTTGCACCAGATTCACGTCGCGCTGTTTCAGGAGGCCTGCGGCGCGTTCGAGGTCACGCCGCTGCAATACAGCCTCCTCTCGGCGTTGGCGGTGCGCGAAACCGCCGATCAGACCACTTTGGCGGCCGATATCGCCCTCGATCGCACCACCACGACCGGCGCATTGAAACGTCTCGCGGCACGAAACCTGGTCGAGCGCGCAGTCAACAAGGACGATCGCCGGGCGCGCCTGTGCCGATTGACGTCAGCCGGCGCAGCCTTGCTGGTCAAGATCGAGGGCGCGGCGCGACGGGCACATCGCGCAACGCTGGGAGACCTCAGCGAGCGGGAACAGGCGCAGTTCATCGAAATGATGCAGCGCATCGTGGCCGGCCACCCCAGTCGCGACAGTGCCACTGCCCTATTCGACTAG
- a CDS encoding cytosine permease produces MTDSELRADLHSIEPIPDADRDSTGPQQMWIWAGANIAPVNWALGALGIILKLGLMETIAVIVLGNIVGCAIFATFTMMGHKTGVNQMVLSRSAFGVRGAYLPSILMFVMTLGWIGVNTYFPVKVSMGILGQFGVPDTWPIEIAVITLVMAVQVLIGIYGFYAIRTFEKYTVPPTIAIMVLMSVLAWTRPGVVNWNLTTSLPPGAHLAMLTLLMTAIGVGWGISWVTWASDYSRFVPRSVPSKSVFWYSYIGMFVPTVWLGILGATIASTTLDTDPAKMVSAVFGGPVSILVLLMVLHGPIATNILNVYSATLAALSAGLKFSRFWLTVIVGVAGYLVTLYFIFAPSFAKAFDNWMVSLLLWMSPWAGVVLADFFIKRKGKIDIAELYRSPETSAYGDINWAGMIAFFAGLVAGWLVEDGLVGALQGPVSINLLGGADLSWLFGIGVAGLVYLGLGKLVTSPSSIVASSAGS; encoded by the coding sequence ATGACGGATTCCGAACTTCGCGCTGATCTTCACAGCATCGAGCCAATTCCCGATGCGGACCGGGACTCAACCGGGCCGCAGCAGATGTGGATCTGGGCCGGCGCCAACATCGCGCCGGTGAACTGGGCGCTCGGCGCGCTCGGCATCATCCTCAAGCTTGGCCTGATGGAGACGATCGCGGTCATCGTGCTCGGCAATATCGTCGGCTGCGCGATCTTCGCGACCTTCACGATGATGGGGCACAAGACCGGCGTCAACCAGATGGTGCTGAGCCGGTCCGCGTTCGGAGTCCGCGGCGCCTACCTGCCGAGCATCCTGATGTTCGTGATGACGCTGGGCTGGATTGGGGTCAACACGTACTTCCCGGTCAAGGTCTCGATGGGCATCCTTGGGCAGTTCGGCGTTCCCGACACCTGGCCGATCGAGATCGCCGTCATCACGCTGGTGATGGCCGTACAGGTCCTGATCGGCATCTACGGCTTCTACGCGATACGTACCTTCGAGAAGTACACGGTGCCGCCGACCATCGCCATCATGGTGCTGATGAGCGTTTTGGCATGGACGCGTCCCGGCGTCGTCAACTGGAACTTGACGACCTCGCTGCCGCCGGGCGCGCATCTGGCGATGCTGACGCTGCTGATGACCGCGATCGGGGTCGGCTGGGGCATTTCCTGGGTGACCTGGGCCTCCGACTATTCGCGCTTCGTGCCGCGAAGTGTGCCGTCGAAGTCCGTGTTCTGGTACAGCTATATCGGCATGTTCGTGCCGACGGTCTGGCTCGGCATCCTCGGCGCGACCATCGCCTCGACGACGCTGGATACCGATCCCGCCAAGATGGTGAGCGCGGTATTTGGAGGCCCCGTCAGCATCCTGGTCCTCCTGATGGTGTTGCACGGCCCGATCGCCACCAACATCCTCAACGTCTATTCGGCGACCTTGGCAGCGCTGAGCGCGGGGCTGAAGTTCTCGCGCTTCTGGCTCACCGTCATCGTCGGCGTCGCCGGCTATCTGGTCACGCTGTACTTCATCTTCGCGCCGTCCTTTGCGAAAGCGTTCGACAACTGGATGGTCAGCCTGCTCTTGTGGATGAGCCCGTGGGCCGGGGTGGTGCTGGCCGACTTCTTCATCAAGCGCAAGGGCAAGATCGACATCGCCGAGCTCTATCGCTCGCCGGAGACCAGCGCCTATGGCGACATCAACTGGGCCGGCATGATCGCCTTCTTTGCGGGCCTCGTTGCCGGATGGCTGGTCGAAGACGGCCTCGTCGGTGCGCTGCAGGGGCCGGTCTCGATCAACCTGCTCGGCGGTGCCGACCTGAGCTGGCTGTTCGGCATCGGGGTTGCAGGCCTTGTCTATCTTGGATTGGGCAAGCTCGTGACGTCGCCCTCCTCAATCGTTGCGAGCAGCGCCGGCAGCTAG
- a CDS encoding acetamidase/formamidase family protein, with amino-acid sequence MDHLLRSTPGNVQWGLWDGRLKPVLRIASGDRVTIETLSGEPDDLPDPSLGFDIVPGHAEVLASTVRGPGPHLLTGPIHVEGAEPGDVLEVRVLNIELRCNWGWNLQVPMLGTLPEDFPEFRRIHIPLDRARNVARLPWGQELPLSPFFGNFGVAPPLAWGRLSSKEPRAFGGNMDNKELGAGSTIYFPVFVPGALFSAGDGHALQGDGEVCLTAIEAALTGTFEFHVRRDLRIASPRAETAVDWITMGFDEDLDDAAKAALRDMIALIRERSGLSAQDAYTLCSIAADLRVTQMVDGNKGVHCVLAKSRMPDRVLR; translated from the coding sequence ATGGACCACCTTCTGCGTTCCACGCCCGGCAACGTCCAGTGGGGACTCTGGGATGGACGGCTAAAGCCCGTGCTCCGGATCGCATCCGGAGACCGGGTGACCATCGAGACGCTTTCGGGCGAGCCGGACGATCTGCCTGATCCGTCGCTCGGCTTTGACATCGTTCCCGGACATGCGGAGGTGCTGGCAAGCACCGTTCGCGGTCCGGGGCCGCATCTTCTTACCGGGCCGATCCACGTCGAGGGCGCCGAGCCCGGCGACGTGCTGGAAGTGCGCGTGCTGAATATCGAACTACGCTGCAATTGGGGCTGGAACCTCCAGGTGCCGATGCTCGGCACGCTGCCCGAGGATTTTCCCGAATTCCGTCGCATCCACATTCCGCTCGACCGCGCGCGCAACGTGGCGCGCCTGCCGTGGGGACAGGAGCTGCCGCTGTCCCCCTTCTTCGGCAATTTCGGCGTGGCGCCGCCGCTCGCCTGGGGCCGTCTGTCCTCCAAGGAGCCGCGGGCGTTCGGCGGCAACATGGACAACAAGGAGCTCGGCGCCGGCAGCACGATTTACTTTCCTGTCTTCGTGCCGGGCGCGCTGTTCTCCGCCGGCGACGGCCATGCGCTCCAGGGCGATGGCGAGGTCTGCCTGACGGCGATTGAGGCCGCGCTGACCGGCACCTTCGAATTCCACGTCCGGCGCGATCTCCGCATCGCCTCCCCGCGCGCGGAAACCGCGGTCGACTGGATCACGATGGGATTCGATGAAGACCTCGACGATGCGGCCAAGGCGGCGCTGCGCGACATGATCGCGCTGATCCGCGAGAGGAGCGGCCTCAGCGCGCAGGACGCCTATACGCTTTGCTCGATCGCCGCCGACCTCAGGGTTACGCAGATGGTCGACGGCAACAAGGGCGTCCACTGCGTCCTGGCAAAATCCCGCATGCCTGACCGCGTCCTTCGCTAG
- the hydA gene encoding dihydropyrimidinase has translation MTQLDLAIRGGTIVTASDEFRADIGIRGGRIVSISDRIEGAAREIDATGLLALPGGIDSHVHISQASGPDVVMADDFASATRAAAAGGNTMVLPFALQEKGTSLRTCVENYRKLAEGECYIDTAFHLIISDPTAVVLGQELPALVKDGYTSFKVFMTYDDLVLSDRQLLEVFEVARREEALVMVHCEGYDAIRFLTSRLEREGHIAPYYHGTSRPQAVEREATHRAISHAEVIGVPIMIVHVSGREAMEQVRWAQQRGLPVHAETCPQYITLTADDMKGLNMDITGAKYVCSPPPRDVESQQAIWEGITSGVFQTFSSDHCPFRYDDPKGKLTPNARTSFRWVPNGIPGVETRLPILFSEGVSKGRITLQKFVELTATNHARIYGLYPRKGSIGVGFDADIALWDPRLKKKIQQADLHHGADYTPWEGFDVTGWPVTTIARGRVVYDQGEIVGDKGSGEVLSRGKSSLI, from the coding sequence GTGACGCAGCTCGATCTCGCCATTCGCGGCGGAACTATCGTGACGGCTAGCGACGAGTTTCGCGCCGATATCGGCATTCGCGGCGGCCGCATCGTCAGCATCTCGGACCGCATCGAGGGCGCGGCCCGTGAGATCGACGCGACGGGCCTTCTGGCGCTGCCGGGCGGCATCGACAGCCACGTCCACATCTCGCAAGCTTCAGGCCCCGACGTGGTGATGGCCGACGACTTCGCCTCGGCCACGCGCGCGGCGGCGGCCGGCGGCAACACCATGGTGCTGCCCTTCGCGCTGCAGGAGAAAGGCACCTCGCTGCGCACCTGTGTCGAGAACTATCGCAAGCTCGCCGAGGGCGAGTGCTATATCGACACGGCGTTCCACCTTATCATCTCCGATCCGACTGCGGTCGTGCTCGGGCAGGAGCTCCCGGCCCTCGTCAAGGACGGCTATACCTCGTTCAAGGTGTTCATGACCTATGACGACCTCGTGCTCAGCGACAGGCAGCTGCTCGAGGTGTTCGAGGTTGCGCGCCGCGAGGAGGCGCTGGTCATGGTTCATTGCGAAGGCTACGACGCCATTCGCTTCCTCACCAGCAGGCTCGAGCGCGAGGGCCACATCGCGCCCTACTATCACGGCACGTCGCGGCCCCAGGCGGTCGAGCGCGAAGCGACACATCGCGCCATCAGCCATGCAGAGGTGATCGGCGTTCCCATCATGATCGTGCACGTCTCAGGGCGCGAGGCGATGGAGCAGGTGCGCTGGGCCCAGCAGCGCGGCTTGCCTGTTCATGCCGAGACCTGTCCGCAATACATCACGCTCACGGCCGACGACATGAAGGGCCTGAACATGGACATCACGGGCGCGAAGTATGTCTGCTCGCCGCCGCCGCGCGATGTCGAGAGCCAGCAGGCGATCTGGGAAGGCATCACGTCAGGCGTGTTCCAGACTTTCTCGTCCGATCACTGCCCGTTCCGCTACGATGATCCCAAGGGTAAGCTGACGCCGAACGCTCGCACCTCGTTCCGCTGGGTGCCGAACGGCATTCCCGGCGTCGAGACGCGGCTGCCGATCCTGTTCTCCGAGGGCGTCTCGAAGGGCCGCATCACCCTGCAAAAGTTCGTCGAGCTGACCGCGACCAACCACGCGAGGATCTACGGTCTCTATCCGCGCAAGGGCTCGATCGGCGTCGGGTTCGATGCCGATATCGCGCTGTGGGACCCCAGGCTGAAGAAGAAGATTCAGCAGGCCGATCTTCACCACGGCGCGGACTATACGCCCTGGGAAGGCTTTGATGTCACCGGTTGGCCCGTCACCACCATTGCCCGCGGCCGGGTCGTGTACGACCAGGGCGAGATCGTTGGCGACAAAGGCTCGGGCGAGGTGCTGAGCCGCGGCAAGTCGAGCCTGATCTGA
- a CDS encoding aspartate/glutamate racemase family protein, whose protein sequence is MRKRLGMITPSSNSVLEPVTSAMLHGVTDVTAHFSRFRVTEIALDAAALSQFDASAMLPAADLLADAKVDAIAWNGTSASWLGIDRDRTLCEAITARTGKPATTSTLACIDAARALGAKRVGLVSPYTDDVQRRIADVWATEGIAPHAERHLGLRDNFSFGEVTPAAIAGMIRAVAAEGGDAAIVLCTNLDGAALAASLERELNIAVLDSVAVTLWRTLELAGGDTAALAQWGRIFQTSAIIK, encoded by the coding sequence ATGCGCAAGCGTCTCGGCATGATCACGCCGTCTTCCAACTCGGTGCTCGAGCCCGTCACCAGTGCCATGCTGCATGGTGTGACTGATGTCACCGCGCATTTCTCGCGCTTTCGCGTCACCGAGATCGCGCTCGATGCCGCGGCGCTGAGCCAGTTCGACGCCTCGGCGATGTTGCCGGCGGCGGATCTGCTGGCCGACGCCAAGGTCGATGCCATCGCCTGGAACGGCACCTCGGCGAGTTGGCTCGGCATCGACCGCGACCGAACTCTTTGCGAGGCGATCACCGCACGCACCGGCAAGCCCGCGACGACGTCGACGCTCGCCTGCATCGATGCTGCCCGCGCGCTCGGCGCCAAGCGCGTCGGCCTCGTATCACCCTACACGGACGATGTGCAGCGGCGGATCGCCGACGTCTGGGCGACGGAAGGCATCGCGCCGCATGCCGAGCGGCATCTCGGCCTGCGTGACAATTTTTCCTTCGGCGAGGTCACGCCCGCGGCGATAGCGGGCATGATCCGCGCCGTCGCGGCGGAGGGGGGCGATGCCGCAATTGTGCTCTGCACCAATCTCGATGGCGCGGCGCTTGCGGCCTCGCTCGAGCGGGAATTGAACATTGCCGTGCTCGATTCGGTGGCGGTCACGCTGTGGCGAACGCTGGAGCTGGCCGGCGGCGACACCGCAGCCCTCGCGCAGTGGGGACGCATTTTTCAGACATCGGCGATCATCAAGTGA
- a CDS encoding ABC transporter ATP-binding protein — protein MAAIELRNIVKVFSDKRRGRDLLTLDNINLDIEANDFVCLLGPSGCGKSTLLNIIAGFEQATSGRTLVDGKQVARPGSDRGVVFQQPTLMPWLTAIDNIAFHLKLKGVAKAERYDRAMEFIDLVGLRGFEHHHPSEMSGGMNQRVGIARALLMNPSVILMDEPFAALDAQTKLEMQEELVAIWQKRRCTIVFVTHSVDEALVLGNKIVVMTKRPGRIREAVNFDLPRPRDITSPEFNDAKRHILALIREESTRLAQAS, from the coding sequence ATGGCGGCAATCGAGCTTCGCAACATCGTCAAGGTGTTCTCCGACAAGCGGCGCGGCCGTGACCTCTTGACGCTGGACAACATCAATCTCGACATCGAGGCCAATGATTTCGTCTGCCTGCTCGGCCCGTCCGGCTGCGGCAAGTCGACACTCCTGAACATCATCGCCGGCTTCGAGCAGGCGACCTCCGGCCGCACGCTGGTCGACGGCAAGCAGGTGGCGCGGCCCGGCTCGGACCGCGGCGTGGTGTTCCAGCAGCCGACCCTGATGCCGTGGCTGACCGCGATCGACAACATCGCCTTCCATCTCAAGCTCAAGGGCGTCGCCAAGGCCGAACGCTACGACCGCGCCATGGAGTTCATCGATCTCGTGGGCCTGCGCGGCTTCGAGCACCATCATCCCTCTGAAATGTCCGGCGGCATGAACCAGCGCGTCGGCATCGCACGCGCGCTGCTCATGAACCCCAGCGTCATCCTGATGGACGAGCCGTTTGCGGCGCTGGACGCCCAGACCAAGCTCGAAATGCAGGAAGAGCTGGTCGCGATCTGGCAGAAGCGCCGCTGCACCATCGTGTTCGTCACCCACAGCGTCGACGAGGCGCTGGTGCTCGGCAACAAGATCGTGGTGATGACCAAGCGACCGGGCCGGATCCGCGAGGCCGTCAATTTCGACCTGCCGCGCCCGCGCGACATCACCAGCCCCGAATTCAACGACGCCAAGCGCCACATCCTGGCTTTGATCCGGGAGGAGTCGACGCGCCTTGCGCAGGCGTCGTAA
- a CDS encoding ABC transporter permease — protein sequence MTSVTDVSPARPAFRLTRAFQGLERLIVPVLLIAGWEAFARSGMLPPALLPAPSAVLHALGDWVFGFDETTQTYSGHWLRDALASALRVFGGFALASLLGILAGVAIGWSRLFEKTLEPTLQMLRPIPPVSWIPLAIIWFGIADKPAIFLVFLGAFFPVLMNSIHGVKTVDHNLVRAGAMMGANSRQMLTDIVLPAALPSIFAGLRIAVGSAWMLTVTAEMVAVKSGLGYVLWDSYYFLRYDIVLAAMISIGLLGYLSDLGLKAIMARTLRWQQATTVQGRAG from the coding sequence ATGACCTCGGTTACTGACGTTTCGCCCGCAAGGCCGGCGTTTCGGCTGACGCGGGCGTTCCAGGGGCTCGAACGCCTCATCGTGCCCGTGCTGCTGATTGCGGGCTGGGAAGCCTTTGCCCGCAGCGGCATGCTGCCGCCGGCGCTGCTTCCGGCGCCGAGCGCGGTGCTGCATGCGCTCGGCGACTGGGTGTTCGGCTTCGACGAGACCACGCAAACCTATTCCGGCCACTGGCTGCGCGATGCGCTCGCAAGCGCCTTGCGCGTGTTCGGCGGCTTTGCGCTGGCAAGCCTGCTCGGCATTCTCGCCGGCGTCGCGATCGGCTGGTCACGCCTGTTCGAGAAGACGCTGGAGCCGACGCTGCAGATGCTGCGTCCGATTCCACCGGTGTCCTGGATTCCGCTGGCCATCATCTGGTTCGGCATTGCCGACAAGCCGGCGATCTTCCTCGTCTTCCTCGGCGCCTTCTTTCCCGTGCTGATGAACAGCATCCACGGCGTGAAGACCGTGGATCATAATCTCGTCCGCGCCGGCGCGATGATGGGCGCCAATAGCCGCCAAATGCTGACCGACATCGTGCTGCCGGCGGCGCTGCCCTCGATCTTCGCCGGCCTGCGCATCGCCGTCGGCTCGGCCTGGATGTTGACGGTCACGGCCGAGATGGTTGCGGTGAAGAGCGGCCTCGGCTACGTGCTGTGGGATTCCTATTACTTTCTGCGCTATGACATCGTGCTCGCGGCGATGATCTCGATCGGGCTGCTCGGCTATCTCTCCGACCTTGGCCTCAAGGCGATCATGGCGCGCACGCTGCGCTGGCAGCAGGCAACCACCGTGCAGGGCAGGGCGGGCTGA